A single window of Halobacterium jilantaiense DNA harbors:
- the pepF gene encoding oligoendopeptidase F: MSSVPEREELDDEHKWDLESIYATDEEWEEGFEALQTKLEDLEAYEGRLTSDGETLLEALELRDEIFREAEKVSSYARMRSDEDTRDQEYQALRARGQSLMADVSSATSFFDPELQDCTREELQALVEETPGLAEYEHYFDDVLRMKPHTRSAEVEELLSDLGEVFGAPSDAYSMLTDADLEFPTVEDPDGDEVEISQANFTKLLKNPDREFRQTVHEEFFESISGVRNTIGSTMKSQMKRDVKLAQARNYDTAREAALDDGNIPTEVYDTLVETVDDNLDKVQRHADLKREALGVDELEMWDLYMPIVDSESPEIGYEEAREHVVEAVAPLGEDYQQRVAEGLDSNWVDVYENRGKRSGAYSGGTYDTQPFILMNYQDDISSMFTLAHELGHSLHSQYTSEEQPYVYSNYEIFVAEVASTVNEALLVNHLLDTVEDDHFRRHILNEYLERFRSTLYRQTLFADVEQRLHELTREGEALTPDRIDEVYGDRKRAYYANANVDDHIEREWMRIPHFYYNFYVFQYATGISAAVALVEDILDEGQPAADRYLDFLQRGSSEYPLELLRDAGVDMSTSEPIERALGVYDDYLGEAEDLV; this comes from the coding sequence ATGAGCAGTGTCCCCGAACGGGAAGAGCTGGACGACGAGCACAAGTGGGATTTGGAGTCCATCTACGCCACTGACGAGGAGTGGGAGGAGGGCTTCGAGGCCCTTCAGACGAAACTCGAGGACTTGGAGGCCTACGAGGGCCGACTCACGTCGGACGGCGAGACGCTTCTGGAAGCCCTCGAACTCCGTGACGAAATCTTCCGAGAGGCCGAGAAGGTGTCCTCGTACGCGCGGATGCGCTCGGACGAGGACACCCGCGACCAGGAGTACCAGGCGCTGCGGGCGCGCGGCCAGAGCCTGATGGCGGACGTCTCTTCGGCCACCTCGTTCTTCGACCCCGAGCTCCAGGACTGCACGCGCGAGGAGCTGCAGGCGCTGGTCGAGGAGACGCCCGGCCTCGCGGAGTACGAGCACTACTTCGACGACGTGCTGCGGATGAAACCCCACACGCGCTCCGCGGAGGTCGAGGAGCTGCTGAGCGACCTCGGCGAGGTCTTCGGTGCGCCGAGCGACGCCTACAGCATGCTGACGGACGCCGACCTGGAGTTCCCGACTGTCGAGGACCCCGACGGCGACGAGGTCGAAATCTCGCAGGCGAACTTCACGAAGCTCCTCAAGAACCCGGACCGCGAGTTCCGGCAGACCGTTCACGAGGAGTTCTTCGAGAGCATCAGCGGCGTCCGGAACACCATCGGCTCCACGATGAAGAGCCAGATGAAGCGGGACGTCAAGCTGGCGCAGGCCCGGAACTACGACACCGCCCGGGAGGCCGCCCTCGACGACGGCAACATCCCGACCGAAGTCTACGACACGCTCGTCGAGACGGTCGACGACAACCTCGACAAGGTCCAGCGCCACGCCGACCTCAAGCGGGAGGCGCTCGGCGTCGACGAACTCGAGATGTGGGACCTCTACATGCCCATCGTGGACTCCGAGAGCCCCGAAATCGGCTACGAGGAGGCCCGCGAGCACGTCGTCGAGGCGGTCGCGCCGCTCGGCGAGGACTACCAGCAGCGGGTCGCCGAGGGCCTGGACTCGAACTGGGTGGACGTCTACGAGAACCGCGGGAAGCGCTCGGGCGCGTACAGCGGCGGGACCTACGACACCCAGCCGTTCATCCTGATGAACTACCAGGACGACATCTCCTCGATGTTCACGCTGGCCCACGAGCTCGGCCACAGCCTCCACAGCCAGTACACCAGCGAGGAGCAGCCGTACGTCTACTCGAACTACGAAATCTTCGTGGCCGAGGTCGCCTCGACGGTCAACGAGGCGCTGCTCGTGAACCACCTGCTGGACACGGTCGAGGACGACCACTTCCGCCGCCACATCCTCAACGAGTATCTGGAGCGCTTCCGGTCGACGCTCTACCGCCAGACGCTGTTCGCGGACGTCGAGCAGCGCCTCCACGAGCTCACCCGGGAGGGCGAGGCGCTGACGCCCGACCGCATCGACGAGGTGTACGGCGACCGCAAGCGCGCCTACTACGCGAACGCGAACGTCGACGACCACATCGAGCGCGAGTGGATGCGCATCCCGCACTTCTACTACAACTTCTACGTCTTCCAGTACGCGACCGGTATCTCGGCGGCCGTCGCGCTCGTCGAAGACATCCTCGACGAGGGCCAGCCCGCCGCGGACCGCTACCTCGACTTCCTGCAGCGCGGGTCCAGCGAGTACCCGCTCGAACTGCTCCGGGACGCGGGCGTCGACATGTCCACGAGCGAGCCCATCGAGCGCGCGCTCGGCGTCTACGACGACTACCTCGGCGAAGCCGAGGACCTCGTCTGA